Proteins co-encoded in one Cytobacillus sp. NJ13 genomic window:
- a CDS encoding SRPBCC family protein, whose translation MDTQITAKFKINKPASEVYEAIVDPVKIGHFWFSSSSERWEQGKSITVKYDEYNAEGILNVLEMVENKKIVFSWGGETNEETVVAITLNEPDHLSTIIEVNESGLDENDPEIVSKMLGQKEGWIYMLSCLKGYLEHGIRDLRASLIH comes from the coding sequence GTGGATACTCAAATAACTGCGAAATTTAAAATAAATAAGCCGGCCAGTGAGGTGTATGAAGCCATAGTAGACCCTGTCAAAATCGGTCATTTCTGGTTCTCATCGAGTTCCGAAAGATGGGAGCAAGGCAAGTCCATTACGGTGAAATATGATGAATATAACGCAGAAGGCATTTTAAATGTTTTAGAAATGGTGGAAAATAAGAAAATCGTTTTTTCATGGGGTGGAGAAACGAATGAAGAAACAGTTGTTGCCATTACACTGAATGAGCCGGATCATTTAAGTACAATCATTGAGGTGAATGAATCCGGTCTTGACGAAAATGACCCTGAAATCGTAAGCAAAATGCTGGGACAAAAAGAAGGCTGGATCTATATGCTAAGTTGCCTCAAGGGCTATTTGGAACATGGCATTCGTGATTTGAGAGCGTCATTAATCCATTAA
- the norA gene encoding multidrug efflux MFS transporter NorA — protein MKTQKITLGLLLTNLFIAFLGIGLVIPVLPTLMNELGITGTTIGYLTAAFALAQLIVSPFAGRAADKWGRKIMIVTGLFIFGLSEFLFGIGKEIELLFVSRILGGISAAFIMPAVTAFIADITTTDTRPKALGYMSAAISTGFIIGPGIGGFLAEFGTRVPFFFAGAMGALAAVLSMILLSEPERSEEENQEGAAEGKSGFRRITEPKYLLAFILIFIASFGLAAFESFFSLFVDHKFAFKPSDIAIVITGGAIFGAVSQILLFDRLTRIWGEIKLIRYSLILSGLLVFLMTVVHSYFAILLVTFIVFVGFDLFRPAVTSYLSNIAGNEQGFVGGMNSMFTSLANISGPIIGGMLFDIDINYPYYFATVILALGIGLTLVWKKPAEKASKVVKAV, from the coding sequence ATGAAAACACAAAAAATCACATTGGGATTATTATTAACGAATTTATTCATAGCCTTTTTGGGAATTGGACTTGTCATTCCTGTTCTGCCTACACTGATGAATGAATTGGGCATAACGGGCACAACGATCGGGTATTTAACTGCCGCATTTGCATTGGCCCAGCTGATTGTTTCCCCGTTTGCAGGGAGAGCAGCCGATAAATGGGGCAGGAAAATCATGATTGTTACCGGCCTATTTATTTTCGGCTTATCAGAATTTTTATTCGGGATCGGCAAAGAGATCGAGCTGCTATTCGTTTCCCGGATCTTAGGCGGAATTAGTGCGGCCTTTATTATGCCGGCCGTAACAGCCTTTATCGCAGATATTACAACGACGGATACCCGTCCAAAGGCACTCGGGTATATGTCAGCTGCCATTAGTACGGGATTTATTATCGGCCCTGGCATCGGCGGATTTTTAGCGGAATTTGGAACACGTGTCCCATTCTTCTTTGCAGGAGCAATGGGTGCTCTTGCAGCTGTGCTTTCGATGATTTTATTATCTGAGCCTGAACGCAGTGAAGAAGAAAATCAAGAAGGGGCTGCAGAGGGCAAGAGCGGCTTCAGACGCATAACGGAGCCAAAATATCTTCTGGCCTTTATTCTGATCTTTATTGCGTCATTTGGGCTTGCCGCTTTTGAATCATTCTTTAGCTTATTTGTGGATCACAAGTTTGCTTTTAAACCATCTGATATCGCCATTGTGATAACAGGCGGAGCCATTTTTGGAGCAGTATCGCAAATCCTCCTGTTTGACCGGCTGACCCGCATTTGGGGTGAAATCAAATTGATCCGCTATAGCTTAATACTATCCGGCCTGCTTGTGTTTTTAATGACTGTTGTTCATTCCTACTTCGCAATTTTACTTGTAACATTCATTGTGTTTGTAGGATTCGACTTATTCCGTCCGGCTGTCACTTCCTATCTTTCCAATATCGCAGGCAATGAACAAGGCTTCGTGGGCGGCATGAACTCGATGTTTACAAGTCTGGCGAATATCAGCGGACCTATTATAGGAGGGATGCTGTTTGATATCGATATTAACTATCCTTATTATTTTGCGACGGTCATCCTGGCATTGGGGATTGGTTTAACGCTGGTATGGAAAAAGCCTGCTGAGAAGGCATCCAAAGTTGTAAAGGCAGTATAG
- a CDS encoding MerR family transcriptional regulator, translated as MSKKDSKYLTTGEFAKLCKVNKQTIFYYDQIGILSPVEKNEKGYRYYSIHQLELFFVIDLLKDLGMSLNDIQQYMQNKSPESFLSIMYRKKEEIIKKRQEIEMKEKMIEAKIGLMEEASQLDFNRITLQPLPEATLYLSRNIQNISDEEFVEVISDFINELQISQLDSGYPIGSITKREQVLKGEFSNYSYLYIEQPNPKEGHPYFRAVKGDFLIGYHVGSENTISDTYKRLFSEMERLHLTLGEHVFEEYIYDTVVQNDKEHFVTKIMMQVHRGEDFRG; from the coding sequence ATGAGTAAAAAAGATAGCAAATATTTAACGACTGGTGAATTCGCAAAGCTATGCAAGGTTAACAAGCAGACAATCTTTTATTACGATCAAATCGGGATTTTGTCCCCGGTAGAGAAAAACGAAAAAGGATACCGCTATTATTCCATTCACCAATTAGAGTTATTTTTTGTGATTGATTTATTAAAGGATCTTGGCATGTCGCTTAACGATATTCAGCAGTATATGCAAAATAAATCGCCCGAAAGCTTTTTATCCATCATGTACCGGAAAAAAGAAGAGATTATAAAAAAACGGCAGGAGATCGAAATGAAGGAGAAAATGATCGAGGCCAAAATCGGATTAATGGAAGAAGCTTCTCAGCTTGATTTTAATCGAATTACGCTTCAGCCATTGCCGGAAGCAACCCTCTATCTAAGCAGGAACATCCAAAATATATCAGATGAAGAATTTGTGGAGGTTATCTCGGATTTTATTAATGAATTGCAGATCTCACAGCTTGATTCAGGGTATCCGATTGGGTCTATAACGAAGCGGGAGCAGGTGCTGAAAGGGGAGTTCTCCAATTACAGCTATTTGTATATCGAGCAGCCCAATCCAAAGGAAGGACATCCGTATTTTCGGGCCGTAAAAGGGGATTTCCTCATCGGCTATCATGTTGGGAGCGAAAATACAATCAGCGATACATATAAGCGTCTTTTCTCAGAGATGGAAAGGCTGCATTTAACCTTAGGGGAGCATGTTTTTGAAGAGTACATTTATGATACCGTTGTACAGAATGATAAGGAGCATTTTGTCACTAAAATTATGATGCAGGTTCACCGGGGAGAGGATTTCCGCGGTTAG
- a CDS encoding cold-shock protein, whose protein sequence is MENGKVKWFNSEKGFGFIEREGGEDVFVHFSAIQGEGYKTLEEGQEVTFDVEQGQRGAQAANVRKA, encoded by the coding sequence ATGGAAAATGGTAAAGTAAAATGGTTTAACAGTGAAAAAGGCTTCGGATTCATCGAACGCGAAGGTGGAGAAGACGTATTCGTTCATTTCTCAGCTATCCAAGGCGAAGGCTATAAAACTTTAGAAGAAGGTCAAGAAGTGACTTTCGATGTTGAGCAAGGTCAGCGTGGAGCTCAAGCAGCTAACGTGCGCAAAGCTTAA
- a CDS encoding MEDS domain-containing protein, whose amino-acid sequence MESLQEVHEIQDLTKGHVLYFFKNQDQYISNVIEFVLSGLERNEYSIIIENDRMTPLIKKSFSEKLNTNCLEKVMFVNNYDFYYAKGDFRVNSIFDYLPNLIEGYSEHNLAVRSWAHVEWRDEPEVSKKLSASEKEADLIVAKTKLLSVCAYDSDRVSNELKESLLFCHNFLVNE is encoded by the coding sequence TTGGAAAGTCTACAAGAAGTCCATGAAATTCAAGACCTTACAAAGGGACATGTATTATATTTTTTCAAGAATCAGGACCAATATATTTCAAATGTCATTGAATTTGTTCTTTCAGGCTTAGAACGAAATGAATACTCCATCATTATAGAAAATGACCGAATGACTCCATTGATTAAAAAAAGTTTTTCAGAGAAGCTGAATACTAACTGCCTGGAAAAAGTAATGTTCGTCAATAATTATGACTTCTATTATGCCAAGGGGGACTTTAGAGTTAATTCTATTTTCGATTATCTTCCGAACTTAATTGAAGGTTATTCAGAACACAATTTAGCTGTCCGGAGCTGGGCACATGTAGAATGGCGTGACGAACCGGAAGTCAGCAAAAAATTATCGGCATCTGAAAAAGAAGCTGATCTAATCGTTGCCAAAACAAAACTTCTATCTGTTTGCGCCTACGATTCAGACAGGGTTAGTAATGAATTAAAAGAAAGTCTTCTATTTTGCCATAACTTTCTTGTAAATGAATGA
- a CDS encoding GtrA family protein: MSTRTFILEHYLKRTNTFIRFLLVGTVNTVVGLSMIFVLLDLAGLSYWSATFLGNSMGATVSYFLNRSFTFRSRARIQSSGVRFIFILFLCYILSYFISGMAAEFIQTFTLLGHDVSPEELAVLLGAGIYTSTNYIGQKYLVFTK; the protein is encoded by the coding sequence ATGAGCACGCGGACATTCATTTTGGAACATTATCTGAAACGAACTAATACCTTTATTCGATTTTTGCTTGTGGGAACAGTGAATACAGTTGTGGGGCTATCTATGATATTTGTGCTGCTGGATTTGGCGGGGCTATCGTATTGGTCTGCTACATTTTTGGGAAACAGTATGGGGGCAACGGTCAGCTATTTTCTGAACAGATCGTTCACCTTCAGGAGCAGGGCCCGCATTCAAAGCAGTGGGGTGCGCTTCATTTTCATTCTGTTTTTATGCTATATTCTTTCTTACTTCATAAGCGGCATGGCTGCAGAGTTTATCCAGACTTTTACCTTGCTCGGACATGATGTTTCGCCTGAAGAGCTTGCGGTTCTTTTGGGAGCGGGAATTTACACATCCACTAACTATATCGGGCAAAAATACCTCGTTTTTACTAAATAG
- a CDS encoding glycosyltransferase family 2 protein has protein sequence MTNPVLTIVVPCYNEEEVLPDTIHQLDGLLEELLGDDLVSDKSKILFVDDGSRDRTWQIIYKQSLNNPKVRGLKLAKNAGHQNALLAGLTAAGKVSDCTVSIDADLQDDITVIREFILKFREGYDIVYGVRKKRDRDTFFKRNTAQGFYKLMKKMGVDLIYNHADFRLMSKRAVEELQRYEETNLFLRGIVPLLGYKTANVYYDRKERLAGETKYPLKKMLAFSFEGITSFSVTPIRMVLALGIGSFFISFLFGLYFLGLRYFGETETGWTSLIASIWMLGGLQLTAIGLVGEYIGKIYKETKRRPKFSIEVDAFNLPISRHLITDGDHDEHADIHFGTLSETN, from the coding sequence ATGACCAACCCAGTACTCACCATCGTAGTTCCTTGCTATAACGAAGAGGAGGTACTGCCGGATACAATTCATCAGCTGGATGGGCTGCTTGAAGAATTGTTGGGTGATGATCTTGTTTCTGATAAAAGCAAAATTCTGTTTGTCGATGATGGAAGCAGGGACCGGACCTGGCAGATCATTTATAAGCAGAGTCTGAATAACCCCAAAGTGCGTGGGCTGAAGCTTGCCAAAAATGCAGGACATCAGAATGCTCTGCTTGCGGGCTTAACAGCTGCAGGAAAGGTTTCGGATTGTACGGTGTCCATCGATGCCGATCTTCAGGATGATATTACCGTAATCCGGGAGTTTATCCTGAAATTCCGCGAAGGATATGACATTGTCTATGGAGTAAGAAAAAAGAGGGACCGTGATACGTTTTTCAAAAGAAACACGGCACAGGGATTTTATAAACTGATGAAGAAAATGGGTGTCGATCTTATCTATAATCATGCTGATTTCCGCCTGATGAGCAAGCGTGCTGTGGAAGAGCTGCAGCGCTATGAGGAAACCAATCTGTTTTTACGCGGAATTGTGCCCTTGCTGGGCTATAAAACGGCCAATGTTTACTATGACCGCAAAGAGCGGCTTGCCGGAGAAACGAAGTATCCGCTGAAAAAAATGCTGGCCTTTTCCTTTGAGGGCATTACTTCTTTTTCCGTGACGCCAATCCGGATGGTATTGGCATTGGGGATCGGATCTTTTTTTATCAGCTTTCTATTTGGCCTCTACTTTCTAGGATTGCGCTATTTTGGCGAAACGGAAACCGGCTGGACCTCGTTAATCGCCTCGATCTGGATGCTGGGGGGGCTTCAGCTGACAGCCATTGGCCTGGTGGGGGAATATATAGGGAAGATCTATAAAGAAACGAAACGCAGACCTAAATTTTCGATTGAAGTAGATGCGTTTAATCTGCCGATTTCCCGCCATTTAATTACGGACGGAGACCATGATGAGCACGCGGACATTCATTTTGGAACATTATCTGAAACGAACTAA
- a CDS encoding DUF6044 family protein has translation MLLKKNTAEKNLLILAIVALVLFVSPLYILGEDAHIRVHDNLDSNLAWYKVLAESGQLTGPIDAVIPQIINGYLSRNAFGSEFTLIVWLYALFPTMIAYALSQTITRVFAFIGMYLLLKKHFLKEEKWAPITIGTALAFAFTPFWPSGMLSTLGMPLALWAFLNIRQGERSWKNVLVLTLLPLYASIVLGFFFFLSAMGIFWLTDVIRKKTWNWAFLLSIFYMTGIFFIVEYRLIYSFLFDDEPNSRDEYFHARLTFWHCVRLTFKNFALGHHHAASMHTLVILPLMFAALFMTLRQKNGKKDKVFLFLFFLNFALSAWYAFWFYKGWLPLTERFHVLDTFNFARYHFLRPLVIYVLFALTLKIIWSHGPFWRRLVPIFVLAQVMTVSFFNEEILFQDKPTVKQFYAEEQFSAIKEYIGLPQEDYRVASIGLHPAIAQYNGFYTLDSYNNFYPLTYKYQFRKIIEKELEKNKTLRIYFDEWGGRCYLFTDELGKHYMFKKRTKKRLKNLELNTEAFKAMGGSYLFSSVPIDNAEDNLLRLEQVFESKSSVWKIYLYKAI, from the coding sequence TTGCTTTTGAAAAAAAATACAGCCGAGAAAAATCTCCTTATTCTGGCCATTGTTGCCCTGGTCCTGTTTGTATCCCCTCTGTACATATTAGGTGAAGATGCGCATATCCGCGTTCATGATAATCTTGACAGCAATCTGGCCTGGTATAAAGTCCTTGCTGAAAGCGGACAGCTGACAGGACCGATAGATGCTGTTATTCCGCAGATTATAAACGGATATCTGTCCCGAAATGCATTTGGCTCTGAATTTACTTTAATTGTGTGGCTGTATGCCCTTTTCCCGACGATGATTGCCTATGCACTCAGCCAGACGATTACAAGGGTATTTGCCTTTATCGGCATGTATTTGCTTTTGAAAAAGCACTTCCTTAAAGAAGAGAAGTGGGCGCCCATTACAATTGGGACAGCCCTGGCTTTTGCCTTCACGCCATTCTGGCCCTCCGGCATGCTGAGCACGCTTGGGATGCCGCTTGCACTGTGGGCTTTCTTAAATATCAGGCAGGGGGAAAGGTCTTGGAAAAATGTCCTTGTGTTAACCCTGTTGCCTTTATATGCGAGCATCGTTCTTGGATTTTTCTTTTTTTTGAGCGCGATGGGGATCTTCTGGCTGACGGACGTCATCAGGAAAAAAACATGGAATTGGGCATTTCTTTTATCGATTTTTTATATGACCGGAATTTTTTTCATCGTGGAATACAGGCTGATTTATTCCTTTCTTTTTGACGATGAGCCAAACAGCCGGGATGAGTACTTCCATGCGAGGCTCACTTTCTGGCATTGCGTCAGGCTGACATTCAAGAACTTTGCTCTGGGGCACCACCATGCTGCCTCGATGCATACTCTGGTCATTCTTCCGCTGATGTTTGCAGCCCTTTTTATGACGCTAAGGCAGAAAAATGGGAAGAAAGACAAGGTGTTTTTGTTCCTGTTCTTTCTTAACTTTGCCCTATCAGCGTGGTATGCCTTCTGGTTTTATAAAGGCTGGCTTCCGCTGACAGAGCGTTTTCATGTTCTTGATACTTTCAACTTTGCCAGGTATCACTTTTTAAGGCCGCTGGTTATCTATGTGCTTTTCGCGCTAACCCTGAAAATCATATGGTCTCATGGACCGTTCTGGAGGCGGCTGGTTCCGATTTTTGTGCTGGCACAGGTCATGACCGTTTCTTTTTTTAACGAGGAAATTCTTTTTCAGGATAAGCCAACGGTCAAGCAATTTTACGCAGAAGAGCAGTTCTCGGCAATTAAAGAATACATTGGACTTCCGCAGGAGGATTACCGGGTGGCAAGCATTGGGCTTCATCCGGCCATTGCCCAGTATAATGGCTTCTACACGCTGGATTCATATAATAATTTCTATCCCTTAACATACAAATATCAGTTTCGGAAAATCATTGAGAAAGAGCTGGAAAAAAATAAAACACTCCGCATTTATTTTGATGAATGGGGCGGAAGATGCTATCTCTTTACGGACGAGCTTGGCAAGCATTATATGTTCAAAAAGCGGACGAAAAAAAGGCTGAAGAATCTTGAGTTAAATACAGAAGCCTTTAAGGCCATGGGCGGATCCTATCTTTTTTCATCCGTCCCGATCGACAATGCGGAAGATAATCTGCTTCGGCTTGAGCAGGTTTTTGAATCAAAAAGCTCTGTGTGGAAAATCTACCTTTATAAAGCCATATAA
- the galU gene encoding UTP--glucose-1-phosphate uridylyltransferase GalU: protein MIKKAVIPAAGLGTRFLPATKAQPKEMLPIVDKPAIQYIVEEAIASGIEDIIIITGRNKRAIEDHFDKSVEMELLLQKSGKLEMLEEVREITNLADIHYVRQKEPLGLGHAILCARKFIGREPFAVLLGDDIIDGEPPAMLQMIEQYNQTGASILGCSEVPLSEVNKYGIVGYSEQRGPLYIVDSLVEKPPAEKAPSAHAIIGRYILTPAIFDMLENGSPDSKGELQLTDALHALLHREKIYSYLIQGSRYDIGDKFGFLKASIDYALQRPELREKLLLYLRQARL, encoded by the coding sequence ATGATTAAAAAAGCGGTCATACCCGCTGCAGGCCTCGGAACCCGCTTTCTGCCGGCCACAAAGGCACAGCCAAAGGAAATGCTTCCCATTGTCGACAAGCCCGCCATTCAATACATTGTGGAGGAAGCCATCGCTTCTGGGATTGAAGATATCATCATCATAACCGGGAGAAACAAACGGGCGATTGAAGATCATTTTGATAAGTCGGTTGAAATGGAACTGCTGCTGCAGAAAAGCGGTAAGCTTGAAATGCTTGAGGAAGTGCGTGAAATAACCAATCTGGCTGATATCCATTATGTCAGGCAAAAGGAGCCGCTCGGATTGGGGCACGCCATTTTATGCGCGAGAAAGTTCATTGGCAGGGAGCCGTTTGCCGTCCTCCTTGGCGATGATATTATTGACGGGGAACCTCCTGCCATGCTGCAAATGATTGAGCAGTATAACCAAACGGGGGCAAGTATCCTCGGATGCAGTGAGGTTCCTCTGTCTGAAGTCAATAAATATGGAATTGTCGGCTATTCAGAACAGAGGGGCCCATTATATATAGTGGATAGCCTCGTTGAGAAACCTCCTGCTGAAAAAGCGCCTTCTGCCCATGCGATTATTGGCCGCTATATTTTAACACCTGCGATCTTTGACATGCTTGAGAACGGAAGCCCGGACAGCAAAGGCGAGCTGCAGCTGACAGATGCCCTTCATGCTTTGCTTCACCGGGAAAAAATTTATTCGTATCTGATCCAGGGAAGCCGTTATGATATTGGAGATAAATTCGGCTTTCTTAAAGCCTCGATTGATTATGCCCTGCAAAGACCTGAGCTGAGGGAAAAGCTTTTACTATACTTAAGGCAAGCTCGCTTATGA
- the galE gene encoding UDP-glucose 4-epimerase GalE → MAILVTGGAGYIGSHIVDLLIRKGYETVAVDHLAAGHRQAVHPKAIFYEGDIRSQDFLNSVLSSERIDAVFHFAASSLVGESMKDPLSYYDNNVLGSLSLLKALETYNVKRLVFSSTAAVYGEAKNQPIREDAPLKPASPYGETKLAIERMLHWWAQASGARFVSLRYFNAAGAKASGEIGEDHQNETHLIPIILQAALGKRESVSIFGDDYPTKDGTCIRDYIHVEDLADAHLLALRYLEDGGESNVFNLGGSKGISVKEVIETAAEVTNRYFKVTIAPRRSGDPAELVASSEKARSLLNWKPQKTSIRQIIEDAWSWHRSHPDGYHKS, encoded by the coding sequence ATGGCAATCTTGGTTACAGGAGGAGCAGGTTATATTGGTTCACATATCGTAGACCTTCTTATTCGAAAAGGGTATGAAACAGTGGCAGTTGATCATTTGGCTGCGGGCCACAGGCAAGCGGTCCATCCGAAGGCTATTTTCTATGAGGGGGATATAAGATCGCAGGATTTTCTGAATAGTGTCCTTTCCAGTGAGCGGATCGATGCAGTCTTCCATTTTGCAGCATCATCCCTGGTAGGGGAATCGATGAAAGATCCGCTAAGTTATTATGATAATAATGTACTTGGCTCTCTTAGCCTGCTAAAAGCTCTGGAAACTTATAATGTTAAACGGCTCGTGTTTTCGTCCACTGCCGCTGTATATGGTGAGGCGAAAAACCAGCCTATACGGGAAGACGCGCCGCTCAAGCCTGCAAGCCCGTATGGCGAGACGAAGCTTGCCATTGAACGGATGCTCCATTGGTGGGCGCAGGCATCAGGAGCAAGGTTTGTGTCGCTCCGGTATTTTAATGCTGCAGGGGCAAAGGCTTCAGGGGAAATTGGCGAAGACCATCAGAATGAGACGCACCTGATCCCGATTATCCTGCAGGCGGCACTTGGAAAAAGAGAATCTGTCTCGATTTTTGGTGATGACTATCCAACAAAGGATGGTACCTGCATAAGGGACTATATTCATGTAGAGGATTTGGCTGACGCCCATCTGCTGGCACTCCGCTACCTGGAAGATGGAGGGGAAAGCAATGTCTTTAATCTGGGAGGCAGCAAAGGGATCTCTGTAAAAGAAGTGATTGAAACCGCTGCAGAGGTAACAAACAGATATTTTAAAGTAACGATTGCTCCGCGCCGGTCTGGAGACCCGGCAGAACTGGTTGCTTCATCTGAAAAAGCAAGGTCACTGCTGAACTGGAAGCCGCAAAAAACAAGTATCCGCCAGATCATCGAAGATGCCTGGAGCTGGCACAGGTCCCATCCTGACGGATATCACAAATCATAA
- a CDS encoding ABC transporter permease, with the protein MTFRQFASNNVIRNKRLYAAYFLSSLFTVMVFFTFSIFANHPALSGDQMNSTVTKGMNAAAGIIYVFSFFFVLYSMSSFLQSRKKEFGLLMIQGMSMKQIRLMVFLENMLIGLLATFGGIVLGLVFAKAILLLAENVLIIERSLSFYFPAKAILITFISFIILFFFISLFVTYVLRSKKLIELIKANKMSKGEPKANLLLTVLAVLLLGAGYAVALLAKGVMVVAAMVPVIIVVCIGTYLLFTQLSVFIIRRLKKNERVFWFKTNMLLFSDLAFRMKDNARTFFMVAMVSTVAFSAIGTLFGFQTVLTSNIKNVNATTFSYKTSEENEEKNVEFINQTLKEEKIKSESELTILRYFEIGGDTILIASQSDFNRFAALIDEDPIDLKDGQLMTVEFEGTNFGQTKELLNETITLTSGTILKPKEVIHSKALPATDSYFVVSDDDYQKLPEPEYQESYYAWQATDGEERVMAASEKLYKELPRYEITAVDYEIYEIMKGYGPILFVGLFIGIVFFVSAGSFLYFRLYMDLDEDKQKFRSISKMGLTEKELKKVLNRQTMILFFAPILVALIHGAVALTALSNLFYFNLFKESVAVLSVFLAIQVVYFFIVRFFYTKQIKASI; encoded by the coding sequence ATGACCTTTCGTCAGTTCGCGTCTAATAACGTCATACGCAACAAACGGCTGTATGCAGCCTACTTCCTCAGCAGTTTATTTACGGTCATGGTCTTCTTTACCTTCTCGATTTTTGCGAATCATCCTGCATTAAGCGGGGATCAGATGAACTCAACCGTTACGAAGGGAATGAATGCAGCTGCAGGAATTATCTATGTGTTTTCGTTCTTTTTTGTTTTATATTCGATGAGCTCATTTCTGCAATCCAGGAAGAAAGAGTTTGGGTTATTAATGATTCAGGGCATGTCCATGAAGCAGATCCGTCTAATGGTCTTCTTGGAGAATATGCTGATTGGCTTATTGGCAACCTTCGGCGGAATTGTCCTTGGCCTTGTGTTTGCAAAGGCAATTTTGCTGCTGGCTGAAAATGTGCTGATTATTGAACGTTCGCTTTCTTTTTATTTTCCGGCTAAAGCCATCCTGATCACTTTTATCTCCTTTATTATTTTATTTTTCTTCATTTCCTTATTTGTGACATATGTTCTGCGCAGCAAAAAGCTGATTGAATTAATTAAGGCGAATAAAATGTCAAAGGGTGAGCCAAAAGCGAATCTTCTCTTAACGGTGCTGGCTGTCCTTTTATTAGGGGCAGGGTATGCAGTCGCCTTACTTGCAAAAGGAGTGATGGTAGTAGCTGCAATGGTGCCAGTCATTATTGTTGTTTGTATAGGCACTTATTTGTTATTTACACAATTAAGCGTGTTTATCATTAGAAGATTAAAGAAGAATGAGCGAGTTTTCTGGTTTAAGACCAATATGCTGCTGTTTTCCGACTTAGCCTTTCGCATGAAGGATAATGCGCGGACATTCTTCATGGTGGCCATGGTTTCAACGGTTGCCTTCAGTGCGATTGGCACTTTATTCGGATTTCAAACCGTGCTGACTTCAAACATAAAAAATGTCAATGCCACTACGTTTTCCTATAAAACATCTGAAGAAAATGAAGAGAAGAATGTGGAGTTTATCAATCAAACGTTAAAGGAAGAAAAGATTAAATCAGAATCGGAGCTTACTATTTTACGCTACTTTGAAATTGGCGGGGATACCATTCTAATTGCGAGTCAATCCGATTTTAACCGCTTTGCCGCGCTCATTGACGAAGATCCGATTGACTTAAAAGACGGACAATTAATGACAGTGGAGTTTGAAGGGACCAACTTCGGGCAAACGAAGGAACTCCTGAATGAAACCATTACACTGACGTCCGGAACAATTTTGAAACCAAAAGAAGTCATTCATTCGAAAGCACTGCCGGCGACCGATTCGTATTTTGTTGTATCAGATGATGACTATCAAAAGCTTCCTGAACCAGAGTATCAGGAAAGCTACTATGCCTGGCAGGCAACAGATGGAGAAGAAAGGGTAATGGCTGCCTCTGAAAAGCTTTACAAGGAACTGCCAAGATATGAAATTACAGCAGTAGACTACGAAATATATGAGATTATGAAAGGCTACGGGCCCATTTTATTTGTCGGCCTGTTTATCGGGATTGTCTTTTTCGTATCAGCCGGAAGCTTCCTGTACTTCAGGCTCTACATGGACCTGGATGAAGATAAACAAAAATTCAGATCGATTTCCAAGATGGGGTTAACTGAGAAAGAGCTGAAAAAAGTCTTAAACAGACAAACTATGATTCTGTTTTTCGCGCCGATCCTCGTCGCTCTTATCCATGGTGCTGTCGCCCTGACAGCGTTATCGAACCTGTTCTACTTTAACCTGTTTAAAGAATCAGTCGCTGTTCTAAGTGTTTTCCTTGCCATCCAGGTTGTTTACTTCTTTATTGTGCGCTTTTTCTATACGAAGCAGATAAAGGCGTCGATATAA